The Candidatus Moraniibacteriota bacterium DNA segment ATACACGTGAAGTCAAAGTATCTGTCGTGGAAAACGAAGTACTGGTAACAAAAGTCGGTGATACCAAAAAAGCACGAGCACTCTGGGGAACAACAACGAAATTGATTGCGAATATGATCGTTGGTGTGACAACTGGTTTCCAAAAACAACTTGAATTGAATGGTGTCGGATACCGTATGTCTGTCTCAGGCAAGAAATTGATACTTGCGCTTGGTTTCTCTCATCCTGTTGAAAAAATCGTATCAGAAGGATTGGAAGCAAAGATAG contains these protein-coding regions:
- the rplF gene encoding 50S ribosomal protein L6, producing the protein MSRIGKKPVSIPSGVEISVDNHKVTVKGPKGTLTFSHTREVKVSVVENEVLVTKVGDTKKARALWGTTTKLIANMIVGVTTGFQKQLELNGVGYRMSVSGKKLILALGFSHPVEKIVSEGLEAKIENNVLTLSGIDKQLVGEFTAVIRKLKPVEPYKGKGFRYVGEVVRRKEGKKAAA